One genomic region from Drosophila subpulchrella strain 33 F10 #4 breed RU33 chromosome 2R, RU_Dsub_v1.1 Primary Assembly, whole genome shotgun sequence encodes:
- the LOC119551971 gene encoding homeobox protein Hox-B3 isoform X2, which translates to MPFGRKSPLEALALPGVMLAYKYSQFRQRRREAASRRVTERELSALHHKIDKLLSKLEEESEPDPPTSQEDECVICINARATMQTSPCGHRVVCRRCFVKTIQSAVAQRLLPLRCVICRARVNRLTSSSGTWRIQESASSYSMGAKSWASAGVAAGGVVPSASSYSMNDAHSGHHSFHQPTLHKSAVGRHHPHHYTPRGSGHGHARVSQSDSLYSMSSTGSAASSASGYSHYSKTSSISSNGPCSPALPAVASSSNHLAPPSPTTHHHAHGLASPTPSGSSGSSLSPRENGSAHSHHGGGCPIGCSGAVPRKPLHTLTNGCSTPVSGSSSSGSGGGGGGVSGNGSGASGMMTPTHTYPGRRHVKNRLMDIQNRLPPIKEFRSPAKVPHPSPVHVSNPRFRYSTYTKSSAHELAPLLREPGSSPPPRRPSPMNIQLSCSALAPPPLKAGGAKICPLTSKNSLPKNAYVMPKDKKPPASVPQAKTNGTAAKSTPQGAGCSRASAGCAATNSGSSGSGSASNPKPSSSSSSRSFPLFSAASNQREKADNKKNESVERKKKEEKLKLKAEKEARKVGEIVGNLV; encoded by the exons GACAAGCTGCTGAGCAAACTGGAGGAGGAGAGCGAGCCGGACCCGCCCACCTCGCAGGAGGACGAGTGTGTGATCTGCATCAATGCCCGGGCCACCATGCAGACGTCTCCATGTGGCCACCGCGTCGTCTGCCGCCGCTGCTTTGTGAAGACCATCCAGAGTGCGGTGGCCCAGCGGCTGCTCCCGCTGCGCTGCGTCATTTGCCGGGCGCGGGTGAACCGACTGACCTCATCCTCGGGCACCTGGCGCATCCAGGAGTCGGCCAGCAGCTACTCGATGGGCGCCAAGAGTTGGGCCTCTGCCGGAGTGGCGGCCGGCGGTGTGGTTCCCTCGGCCAGCTCCTACTCAATGAACGATGCGCACAGTGGACACCACTCGTTCCACCAGCCCACGTTGCACAAGTCGGCGGTGGGGCGGCACCATCCGCACCACTACACGCCCCGGGGATCAGGCCATGGCCATGCTCGCGTGTCCCAATCGGATAGCCTGTACTCGATGAGCTCGACGGGATCGGCGGCATCGTCAGCCTCCGGCTATTCGCACTACTCCAAGACGTCTTCCATATCGAGCAACGGTCCCTGCTCACCGGCCCTGCCGGCCGTGGCTTCCAGCTCCAATCACCTGGCACCGCCAtcgcccaccacccaccatcATGCGCACGGCCTGGCCTCACCCACTCCCTCGGGCTCCTCCGGCAGCTCCCTGTCGCCGCGGGAGAACGGATCGGCGCACTCGCATCATGGTGGGGGCTGCCCGATTGGTTGCTCCGGTGCCGTGCCAAGGAAACCGCTGCACACGCTCACCAACGGCTGCTCCACGCCCGTTTCCGGTTCCTCCTCCAGCGGAAGTGGTGGCGGTGGAGGAGGAGTGAGCGGAAACGGAAGCGGTGCCAGCGGAATGATGACGCCCACGCACACGTATCCGGGTCGAAGGCACGTGAAGAACCGGCTGATGGACATCCAGAACCGCCTGCCGCCCATCAAGGAGTTCCGCAGTCCGGCCAAGGTGCCGCATCCTTCGCCCGTGCACGTCAGCAATCCCAGATTTCG TTACTCCACTTATACCAAGTCCAGTGCCCATGAGCTGGCTCCTTTGTTGCGGGAGCCCGGTTCCTCTCCTCCGCCACGTCGTCCCAGTCCGATGAACATCCAGCTGAGCTGCTCCGCACTGGCCCCGCCCCCTTTGAAGGCGGGCGGGGCAAAGATCTGCCCGCTGACCTCGAAGAACTCGCTGCCCAAAAACGCTTACGTGATGCCCAAGGACAAGAAGCCGCCAGCTTCTGTTCCGCAGGCGAAAACCAATGGTACTGCCGCCAAGTCAACCCCACAAGGAGCTGGATGCTCCAGGGCCTCTGCCGGATGCGCTGCCACCAATTCAGGATCATCGGGATCTGGATCGGCTAGTAATCCCAAACCCAGTTCAAGCTCTTCCAGCCGCAGTTTTCCGCTGTTCTCCGCCGCCAGCAATCAGA GAGAGAAGGCTGACAATAAGAAGAACGAGTCCGTTGAGCGCAAGAAAAAGGAGGAAAAGCTCAAGCTGAAGGCTGAGAAGGAAGCCAGGAAGGTGGGTGAAATTGTAGGGAATTTGGTATAA
- the LOC119551972 gene encoding pancreatic lipase-related protein 2 isoform X2, with the protein MLYTSRNRNSAQLLHLSDDARLAQSNFNFNYPLAIYLHGFSESATGERQSSQELKDAFLRRGNYNVILIDWSAMTALPWYSNAVENLPVTARYLARFLRFLVDKGYPAKYIHLIGFSLGAEVAGFAGKQLQEWGIKLPRITALDPALPLFEGNSSNRRLSPSDARFVDVIHTDGGLLGNPAAMGHADFYPNGGRPLQPGCARQNIANNWLGIIVGCSHQRAWEYFVESVGQPRGFPAQRCEPSEMFGVCREPGGGPAFMGMGADPRIRGKFFLDTNDAKPFGRSSRPRAIVSLAPRLPIAYKLPPNATRQTSVSRWLLGHKKQDYEDENEDNNALSNNIDRFSLT; encoded by the exons ATGCTGTACACCAG CCGGAACCGCAATTCCGCCCAACTGCTCCACCTCAGCGACGATGCCCGGCTGGCGCAGagcaatttcaatttcaattaccCGCTGGCCATCTATCTGCACGGTTTCTCGGAATCGGCCACCGGCGAACGGCAGAGCAGCCAGGAACTCAAGGATG CATTTCTGAGGCGGGGCAACTACAATGTCATCCTCATTGACTGGAGTGCGATGACAGCGCTGCCCTGGTACTCGAATGCCGTGGAGAATCTGCCGGTGACGGCCCGCTACTTGGCCAGGTTCCTGCGATTCCTGGTGGACAAGGGCTATCCGGCGAAGTACATCCACTTGATTGGCTTCAGCCTGGGTGCCGAGGTGGCCGGTTTCGCTGGCAAGCAGCTGCAGGAGTGGGGCATCAAGCTGCCCCGGATAACGGCCCTCGATCCTGCCCTGCCCCTCTTCGAGGGCAACAGCTCCAACCGCCGCCTCAGTCCCAGCGATGCCAGGTTCGTGGACGTCATCCACACGGACGGAGGACTGCTGGGCAACCCGGCGGCCATGGGTCATGCGGACTTCTATCCGAATGGGGGACGACCCCTGCAGCCCGGTTGTGCCAGGCAGAACATTGCCAATAACTGGCTGGGAATAATTG TCGGCTGCAGTCACCAGCGAGCTTGGGAGTACTTCGTGGAGAGTGTGGGCCAGCCCCGCGGATTTCCCGCCCAGCGTTGCGAGCCCTCCGAAATGTTTGGCGTTTGCCGGGAGCCAGGAGGCGGCCCCGCCTTCATGGGCATGGGGGCGGATCCCAG GATTCGTGGCAAATTCTTTCTGGATACGAACGATGCCAAGCCCTTTGGACGGAGCAGCCGGCCGAGGGCAATTGTCTCGCTGGCTCCTCGGCTGCCCATTGCCTACAAATTGCCACCTAATGCCACCAGGCAGACATCTGTCAGTCGGTGGCTTTTGGGCCACAAGAAGCAGGACTACGAGGACGAGAACGAGGACAACAATGCGCTGAGCAACAACATTGACAGGTTCTCACTGACGTGA
- the LOC119551971 gene encoding atrophin-1 isoform X1 has product MPFGRKSPLEALALPGVMLAYKYSQFRQRRREAASRRVTERELSALHHKIDKLLSKLEEESEPDPPTSQEDECVICINARATMQTSPCGHRVVCRRCFVKTIQSAVAQRLLPLRCVICRARVNRLTSSSGTWRIQESASSYSMGAKSWASAGVAAGGVVPSASSYSMNDAHSGHHSFHQPTLHKSAVGRHHPHHYTPRGSGHGHARVSQSDSLYSMSSTGSAASSASGYSHYSKTSSISSNGPCSPALPAVASSSNHLAPPSPTTHHHAHGLASPTPSGSSGSSLSPRENGSAHSHHGGGCPIGCSGAVPRKPLHTLTNGCSTPVSGSSSSGSGGGGGGVSGNGSGASGMMTPTHTYPGRRHVKNRLMDIQNRLPPIKEFRSPAKVPHPSPVHVSNPRFRYSTYTKSSAHELAPLLREPGSSPPPRRPSPMNIQLSCSALAPPPLKAGGAKICPLTSKNSLPKNAYVMPKDKKPPASVPQAKTNGTAAKSTPQGAGCSRASAGCAATNSGSSGSGSASNPKPSSSSSSRSFPLFSAASNQREKADNKKNESVERKKKEEKLKLKAEKEARKEEKRLAKEEERLAKLHAKEEKKRGKKEAKELLLANDGNSKK; this is encoded by the exons GACAAGCTGCTGAGCAAACTGGAGGAGGAGAGCGAGCCGGACCCGCCCACCTCGCAGGAGGACGAGTGTGTGATCTGCATCAATGCCCGGGCCACCATGCAGACGTCTCCATGTGGCCACCGCGTCGTCTGCCGCCGCTGCTTTGTGAAGACCATCCAGAGTGCGGTGGCCCAGCGGCTGCTCCCGCTGCGCTGCGTCATTTGCCGGGCGCGGGTGAACCGACTGACCTCATCCTCGGGCACCTGGCGCATCCAGGAGTCGGCCAGCAGCTACTCGATGGGCGCCAAGAGTTGGGCCTCTGCCGGAGTGGCGGCCGGCGGTGTGGTTCCCTCGGCCAGCTCCTACTCAATGAACGATGCGCACAGTGGACACCACTCGTTCCACCAGCCCACGTTGCACAAGTCGGCGGTGGGGCGGCACCATCCGCACCACTACACGCCCCGGGGATCAGGCCATGGCCATGCTCGCGTGTCCCAATCGGATAGCCTGTACTCGATGAGCTCGACGGGATCGGCGGCATCGTCAGCCTCCGGCTATTCGCACTACTCCAAGACGTCTTCCATATCGAGCAACGGTCCCTGCTCACCGGCCCTGCCGGCCGTGGCTTCCAGCTCCAATCACCTGGCACCGCCAtcgcccaccacccaccatcATGCGCACGGCCTGGCCTCACCCACTCCCTCGGGCTCCTCCGGCAGCTCCCTGTCGCCGCGGGAGAACGGATCGGCGCACTCGCATCATGGTGGGGGCTGCCCGATTGGTTGCTCCGGTGCCGTGCCAAGGAAACCGCTGCACACGCTCACCAACGGCTGCTCCACGCCCGTTTCCGGTTCCTCCTCCAGCGGAAGTGGTGGCGGTGGAGGAGGAGTGAGCGGAAACGGAAGCGGTGCCAGCGGAATGATGACGCCCACGCACACGTATCCGGGTCGAAGGCACGTGAAGAACCGGCTGATGGACATCCAGAACCGCCTGCCGCCCATCAAGGAGTTCCGCAGTCCGGCCAAGGTGCCGCATCCTTCGCCCGTGCACGTCAGCAATCCCAGATTTCG TTACTCCACTTATACCAAGTCCAGTGCCCATGAGCTGGCTCCTTTGTTGCGGGAGCCCGGTTCCTCTCCTCCGCCACGTCGTCCCAGTCCGATGAACATCCAGCTGAGCTGCTCCGCACTGGCCCCGCCCCCTTTGAAGGCGGGCGGGGCAAAGATCTGCCCGCTGACCTCGAAGAACTCGCTGCCCAAAAACGCTTACGTGATGCCCAAGGACAAGAAGCCGCCAGCTTCTGTTCCGCAGGCGAAAACCAATGGTACTGCCGCCAAGTCAACCCCACAAGGAGCTGGATGCTCCAGGGCCTCTGCCGGATGCGCTGCCACCAATTCAGGATCATCGGGATCTGGATCGGCTAGTAATCCCAAACCCAGTTCAAGCTCTTCCAGCCGCAGTTTTCCGCTGTTCTCCGCCGCCAGCAATCAGA GAGAGAAGGCTGACAATAAGAAGAACGAGTCCGTTGAGCGCAAGAAAAAGGAGGAAAAGCTCAAGCTGAAGGCTGAGAAGGAAGCCAGGAAG GAGGAGAAGCGACTGGCCAAGGAGGAGGAGCGTCTGGCCAAGCTGCATGCCAAGGAGGAGAAGAAACGGGGCAAGAAGGAGGCCAAGGAGCTGCTGTTGGCCAACGATGGAAACAGCAAGAAGTGA
- the LOC119551972 gene encoding pancreatic lipase-related protein 2 isoform X1, whose translation MVLPATSTLCNVFAFLLAGSPIFYSAAPRGSCSTCCAIKEREDIKFMLYTSRNRNSAQLLHLSDDARLAQSNFNFNYPLAIYLHGFSESATGERQSSQELKDAFLRRGNYNVILIDWSAMTALPWYSNAVENLPVTARYLARFLRFLVDKGYPAKYIHLIGFSLGAEVAGFAGKQLQEWGIKLPRITALDPALPLFEGNSSNRRLSPSDARFVDVIHTDGGLLGNPAAMGHADFYPNGGRPLQPGCARQNIANNWLGIIVGCSHQRAWEYFVESVGQPRGFPAQRCEPSEMFGVCREPGGGPAFMGMGADPRIRGKFFLDTNDAKPFGRSSRPRAIVSLAPRLPIAYKLPPNATRQTSVSRWLLGHKKQDYEDENEDNNALSNNIDRFSLT comes from the exons ATGGTGTTGCCGGCCACCTCGACATTATGCAATGTATTTGCATTTCTGCTGG CTGGCTCGCCCATCTTCTACAGTGCCGCCCCACGTGGATCCTGTTCCACTTGCTGTGCGATTAAGGAACGCGAGGACATAAAGTTCATGCTGTACACCAG CCGGAACCGCAATTCCGCCCAACTGCTCCACCTCAGCGACGATGCCCGGCTGGCGCAGagcaatttcaatttcaattaccCGCTGGCCATCTATCTGCACGGTTTCTCGGAATCGGCCACCGGCGAACGGCAGAGCAGCCAGGAACTCAAGGATG CATTTCTGAGGCGGGGCAACTACAATGTCATCCTCATTGACTGGAGTGCGATGACAGCGCTGCCCTGGTACTCGAATGCCGTGGAGAATCTGCCGGTGACGGCCCGCTACTTGGCCAGGTTCCTGCGATTCCTGGTGGACAAGGGCTATCCGGCGAAGTACATCCACTTGATTGGCTTCAGCCTGGGTGCCGAGGTGGCCGGTTTCGCTGGCAAGCAGCTGCAGGAGTGGGGCATCAAGCTGCCCCGGATAACGGCCCTCGATCCTGCCCTGCCCCTCTTCGAGGGCAACAGCTCCAACCGCCGCCTCAGTCCCAGCGATGCCAGGTTCGTGGACGTCATCCACACGGACGGAGGACTGCTGGGCAACCCGGCGGCCATGGGTCATGCGGACTTCTATCCGAATGGGGGACGACCCCTGCAGCCCGGTTGTGCCAGGCAGAACATTGCCAATAACTGGCTGGGAATAATTG TCGGCTGCAGTCACCAGCGAGCTTGGGAGTACTTCGTGGAGAGTGTGGGCCAGCCCCGCGGATTTCCCGCCCAGCGTTGCGAGCCCTCCGAAATGTTTGGCGTTTGCCGGGAGCCAGGAGGCGGCCCCGCCTTCATGGGCATGGGGGCGGATCCCAG GATTCGTGGCAAATTCTTTCTGGATACGAACGATGCCAAGCCCTTTGGACGGAGCAGCCGGCCGAGGGCAATTGTCTCGCTGGCTCCTCGGCTGCCCATTGCCTACAAATTGCCACCTAATGCCACCAGGCAGACATCTGTCAGTCGGTGGCTTTTGGGCCACAAGAAGCAGGACTACGAGGACGAGAACGAGGACAACAATGCGCTGAGCAACAACATTGACAGGTTCTCACTGACGTGA